The window GTCGGCGCAAGGATATGGGCAGATCTACGTTGGTATCGTCAACTGGATCCTCATGATCGTCACGTGCGGTCTCACGATCGTCTTTAGAACGTCAGGCAATCTCGCGGCCGCCTACGGCGTGGCGGTGTCGGCCACCATGCTTGCGACCTCGATCCTGCTGTTTGTCGCGATGCGCGAGATCTGGAGATGGGGCGTCCTCAGGGCGGGCGCGGTCGCCGGCGCATTTCTGATCGTCGATACGGCGTTCTTCACGGCCAACCTGTCAAAAATTGCCTCCGGCGGATATGTGCCGCTCGTTCTGGCGGCGCTCGTGTACGGTGTGATGCTCGTTTGGCATCGCGGAGCGGACGCGGTGGCCGTGCGGCTTCAAGAAGCGGTCCTGCCGATCGGTCCGTTCCTGGAGAATATCTCGCAGGGAAGAATTCCGCGCGTGCCGGGCACCGCCGTCTTTCTGACACGCACCCGACGTGACGTGCCCCCCGTGATGGTGTGGCATGTCAAGCATAACCGGGCGCTGCACGAGCGTCTGTTTGTTCTTACGGTCGACACGGAACCGGTGCCCTGGGTCGCGAGCGCCGACCGACTCACCGTCGCGGAAATCGCCCCTCAGTTCTGGCGCGCATCCGCCCGGTACGGGTTCATGGAGCGGCCCGATATACCGGCGCTGCTCCGGCAGGCCCACGCCGGTGGCTGCGGGATCGATCCTTCCGACGTCACCTATTACGTCGGCCACGAGACCGTCGTCTCTCGCGACGACGGCATGGGATTGCCGAAGTGGATTGAAGCGCTGTTCGCGCTCATGCAACGCAATTCCGTCCACTTGAGCGACTATTTCCGGCTTCCGTCGGATGCGCTGGTCGAGATCGGGCGGCAAATCTCAATCTAGACCACCCTGTTCCACCTTGTGAACCGGCGCGGTGGGCGTCATCGGGATGTCATTCCCCTGCGGTACGCTGGCCCCATCATGCACCTCTGTGGAGAACTTGCCGTGCGGTATCAGGACGAGATCAGTGCCTTCTACCTCCACGGCTCCGGGTTGCACGCCGACGACCGCGCTCAGTCCGGTCCGGAGGCCGTCCCCGTGCGGAGAATCCGACACGAGGTCGCGTCCCGCCTGGAAACGCTTCCCCTACGCCACCGCCTACCGCTTCTGCTCGTGGATTTCGAGGGATTTTCCTGCGACACGGCCGCACGGATTCTGTCAATCCCGAGATGGGTGCTGGGCGCCCGGCTGGCGAAGGCCCGCTGGGCGTTCAGCTATCTGAAGCCATTCCGGACGAGAGCCGCGTGACACAGGCGGCGCTCGCTCCCGACTGGGGGGAGCAACGAGTTTGAGTTCGGAGCGCGCTCCGTGGAAAATCACCGCCGTCTCACTCGCGGCCACCGTGGGGGTCTGGCTGGGGGTGATGGGTTCGCACGCCCCGCGCCTCAATTTGGCGGTCTCCGGTGTGACCCGACAGTCGGCCGCGCGCGAGTCCAGGGTCACGCCGGACGATCCCGGGCGGCGGGGTGCCACAATCGATGGAGCGGGCCGCCGCGCGGCGGCCACTGGCCACAAGCTCGAGCGGTCGCGTAGCCCACGTGCTGGATCGAACGGCGACCGCGAACGAACGACCACCCCAACGACGGGGTCAAGCGCGACGACGGCGGTCGCAGCGCCCGGCGCGTCAGGCCCACTGCTCTCAGATATGTGGTATGCGAGCCGCGCGCACGAGATCTATCCGGTCATGACCGTGGCACCGAGCGATCAGATCCTGACCGGCTTTCAGATCAAGGTTCGGCCCGGTGGCGGTGGCACCGAGACCGTCACGGTCACGGACCTTCAGGACAACACCGCCCAGACCGCGACCATTAGCCGCGACAACCGGTTGTACTTTGTCGAGACGCGCCTAGGTGACGACGGTGCGGACGGGGAGACCAACAATGGCGATGACGGATTCGTCGTCACGGACACGCAGGGTCGCATCCTCGGTCCGTAGCGTTCGGCCGGTTGGCCCACGCGTGGTCGCGCGTCTCGGCACCGCCCTGGTCCTGGGGCTGTTCGGATATTGGGAGCTCACGGGTCCCAGCCAGTGGACGGGCTACGTTCCCCAGGCCATCGCGTCGTACGCGTCGCCGGTGGCGCTCGTCCTGCTCCACGGGTGGGTGCTGTTTGTGCTCTCGGTCGCGGCGTTGATCGACCTCATGCCGTCCATCGTCTCCTGGATCGCCGTCGCGATGATGACCGAGGTCGTCGCCGGCTTGCTGCTCACGAGTGGGGACACCTCGATTCTCGTGCGTGACGTCGGGGTGCTGACATTAGCTCTGGCGTGGGCCCTGGACTGTCGTCCTACGACCCCGGGGGATCACGATCTCGTCGGCAAGCAACGAAGTCCGGTAGCATCGCGATGACCAGGGTGAACTCAACTCGGCAAACGGAGGGATGCTGTTGCCGCTCCATTTCAACTGGCAGGTCGAGGCACATCCGATATTGGCCCATTTCCCGATCGCGCTGTTGTGTTTGGCCTTCCTGTTCGACGTCATCGGGGTGCTGTGGAAGTCACAGTCCTTCCGCAACGCAGGCCTGTATTGCCTGGTCGCCGGGGCGGTCGGCTCGGCGCTGGCCGTGATCAGCGGCCGTCTCACCCCGGAGGCCCGGGAGCACGAAGGAGGCGCGGGGCTCAGAACGCTCCAGACCCAACTGCCGGCCATCCAGCGGTTCTTCAGCGGGGGCCGCGTGCAGGTCCACGAACACTGGGGCTACGTGCTCCTGGCGGTCGTCGCGCTGTGGCTCGTTGTACGAATCGCGGTCCACCTCAACCGGCTGCGCCGCCCCGGATTGGCGATGATCGCGGGCGCGCTGACGCTCATCGTGCTCCTGATCACCGGGTACTACGGCGGCGAGCTCGTCTACCGCGACCGGGGGCGCGGCAGGGACGCCGGCTATGTCGCGCCGGCGGTACGGGACCCGAGCCCGGCATGGACGAGTGTCGAGCGCGCCCATCGCGACGCGTCCGCTGGCGTGCTCCCGCTTCGTACGGAAGCTAGGCGGTAGCCAGCGGACTACCCAGGGAGCAACAGCACCTTCCCGGTCGTCACGCGGGCGGCGAGGGCCCGATGAGCGTCCGCGGCCTGCGCCAGCGGGAACGTGCGATCGATCCGCACCC of the bacterium genome contains:
- a CDS encoding DUF2231 domain-containing protein codes for the protein MLLPLHFNWQVEAHPILAHFPIALLCLAFLFDVIGVLWKSQSFRNAGLYCLVAGAVGSALAVISGRLTPEAREHEGGAGLRTLQTQLPAIQRFFSGGRVQVHEHWGYVLLAVVALWLVVRIAVHLNRLRRPGLAMIAGALTLIVLLITGYYGGELVYRDRGRGRDAGYVAPAVRDPSPAWTSVERAHRDASAGVLPLRTEARR